In the genome of Pseudanabaena mucicola str. Chao 1806, the window CCTTCCCAACCTTTTACTGTTGCAAACTCAGTAATACCATGCTTGGCAAATGCTTCTCGAATATTCGTCTCAGTGGGTGGATGCACAAATCCTGACACGATTAATTGTTGACCCTGGTAGGGAGACCACATTAGCTCAATGGTGGCAAAGGGGGGACGCTTACCGATTTGCTCACGATAGGGAACGATACTTTGAGCAAGGGGAAAATGTTTGGGCAGATAGACAAATCCCAAATGATGCTGTTCTAGATTTTGCTGTACTTGGGCAAGCTCTAAACTTTGCCAATTCAGTCCCAATTCATGCCAGATCTCAATCAATGGCAGCCCTTCCTTAGTAGGCATCCGATCGCCTCCATGCATTAACACAGGAATTCCTGCTGCAGCCAGTACAATTGCAGTTGCAGGATTAATCGGCGCAGTTTTGGATCGCCCGTCGTAGGGTGATCCCAATACTAATACCCTTTTATCAGTAGCGATCGCTGCGACCTTTGCCCCCAAAAGTTTATAGGCATCCAGCATTCCTGCTAACTCATCACTGGTTGGACGCTTAATCCGATGGGCGATCATAAATGCTCCGATCTGTGCAGGAGTCGCTTCCTCTTGCAACATAATCACTGTGGCGCGTTCTGCCTCTTGGCGCGTTAAGCTTTTGCTGGTATGTGTACCGCTACCCACCTTACGCAAAAATTCACGAAATTCTTTACTCATTACTCTTTGGGTAAATTTAATGCAAAAGTCGGTTAGATGTTGAATTATCTCACAGGCTTGCCTGTAAAAAATGATAGTGAGTAGAGCAAAGCTTTACCCATAACCATTTTTAAGAAGTAAAAGCACTTTTTAAGATGACGGGAATTTCCCGTTGTACCATTTCGGCAGCGAGCTTACAAAAGTATTGAATCGGTGGAATTTGAATGCGATCAATGGTTGTCACTAGGACAATTTCGCGAGTTAAGCTGGGTTCACCGAGCGATCGCACTACCAAGTCAGGATCGTAGTTTAACTCCACTAAAAAAGTTTCAGGCAACAGCGCAATCAAACTACCCTGCTTTACTACTCCTCGAAAAGCTTCAAGCGCATTTAGTTCCAAAGCAGCATTCAGGCGAATTCCCTGACGATTGAACTGATCTTGCACTAGGCGCTGTAATCCATAGCCATCCTTAAATACAGCTTGTGGAAAGTTATCGAGATCCCTCCAAGTTATAATTTCTTTTTTGCTCAGTGGATGTTGAGCGGGTAGCAATAATTGAATCTTTTCTTCATATAATCTTGTGATCACCATTTCTGAACTCGCTGTCAGAAATGGATTATTCATTACAATCGCAATATCAATTAAGCCATCTTTGAGAACCTTAAGAGCGCGATCGCTTCCTAATGTCGTTACCCGCAGTTGTACGTTTGGATAGGTTCGTGAAAATTTTTGCAGTATCGGCGGTAATTGATAGGCACAGGCTGAGGGAATTCCCGCAACACAGAGTTCTGTTTGCTTACCCGCTTGCAAATCGGTTAGCTCCTGCTCGGCAGTTGCCCAGATCTGACAAATTTTCTTGGCATGAGGTAATAGGCGATCGCCTCCCAAAGTCAGCTTGGCATTCCCCTGACGATGAAACAATGATAAGCCAACTGTTGCCTCCAGAGACTGCACTTGTCGGCTGATCGTTGATTGACTAACGCCACACTTCTGAGCTGCCTGTTGAAAGTTTCCCGTTTCTGCAACTGCTAAAAAAGCCTGTAACTGTTCCAAACGCATGAGAGATTAACGACATTCTAGTTAAGCCTGCCATCATTAAGCCGCTTCTATGTTTTCAGAAAAGTAGCATCGGTAACAACAAGCTATAAGTTGACTGGTGCAAGTACTGAAAAGGTCTGGAACTAAGCATTGGGAATATTTGAATCGGTATTTGCTCACACTAAATCTACCTAAAACCTAACAAATTCATTAGGTATTTTGTCGCCTCAATTCCTAAGCTGTTTTTGGGGAATTTGACAAGAGTCAGCACTTTATGTCACCACTCAATGAGGTGTTGAGACTTAGCAACTGAAGGCAGCATTTGCGAGGACTAGAAAGGCGATCACACTTACAAAAAACTTTGCTGAAAAGACGAGAACATCAAAAATAGTCATTGCCTTATAGGGTTAGAGGGTGGAAAGAGCATTTGCCAAAACTAAAACAGCAATTGAACCAGCGTAAAACTTGAAAATAAATCCGCCGAAATGAAATACTGACATTGTTTTGCTCCTCACTTTCTTAATGCTCGATGTAGTTAGTATCAAGCTTTTCCATAAGTAGTGACGTGACATACACCTTTAAGGTTGCGTGATGATCTAGACTCAAAAGTGTGATCGCGATCGCAGCTTTTAAAAAGAGCTATATCTTTCTTCAGCAAAAGGCTCACCCCGATGATGATAACCATTGCGCTCCCAGAAGCCCAGTTTCATCTTATCGAGAAATTCTAAACCATTAATCCACTTGGCACTTTTCCACGCATAGAGATGCGGAACTACTAGGCGCATTGGACCTCCATTGTCGATGGGTAATGGTTGATCAAACAGAGTATGAGCGAAAAAATTCTCTGATCTCGCAAAATCTTCCATCGCAATATTTGTAGTG includes:
- a CDS encoding anthranilate phosphoribosyltransferase family protein; protein product: MSKEFREFLRKVGSGTHTSKSLTRQEAERATVIMLQEEATPAQIGAFMIAHRIKRPTSDELAGMLDAYKLLGAKVAAIATDKRVLVLGSPYDGRSKTAPINPATAIVLAAAGIPVLMHGGDRMPTKEGLPLIEIWHELGLNWQSLELAQVQQNLEQHHLGFVYLPKHFPLAQSIVPYREQIGKRPPFATIELMWSPYQGQQLIVSGFVHPPTETNIREAFAKHGITEFATVKGWEGSVDLPRSRTAIIGINRGDRFERLTLSAKDYGFSLEDPVIAGASEIAAKIISALKNEPSEYLNSLLWNCGFYLWLYGLHGDITEAITYAQEIISSGAAWQKLEDLKYNSKLN
- a CDS encoding LysR family transcriptional regulator; the protein is MRLEQLQAFLAVAETGNFQQAAQKCGVSQSTISRQVQSLEATVGLSLFHRQGNAKLTLGGDRLLPHAKKICQIWATAEQELTDLQAGKQTELCVAGIPSACAYQLPPILQKFSRTYPNVQLRVTTLGSDRALKVLKDGLIDIAIVMNNPFLTASSEMVITRLYEEKIQLLLPAQHPLSKKEIITWRDLDNFPQAVFKDGYGLQRLVQDQFNRQGIRLNAALELNALEAFRGVVKQGSLIALLPETFLVELNYDPDLVVRSLGEPSLTREIVLVTTIDRIQIPPIQYFCKLAAEMVQREIPVILKSAFTS